In the Drosophila takahashii strain IR98-3 E-12201 chromosome 3R, DtakHiC1v2, whole genome shotgun sequence genome, one interval contains:
- the Miro gene encoding mitochondrial Rho GTPase isoform X1, with product MGQYTASQRKNVRILLVGDAGVGKTSLILSLVSEEYPEEVPPRAEEITIPANVTPEQVPTSIVDFSAVEQSEDALAAEINKAHVVCIVYAVDDDDSLDRITSHWLPLVRAKCNPSLDGEGDAEATEAEGDASRDPLRKPIVLVGNKIDLIEYSTMDSVLAIMEDYPEIESCVECSAKTLHNISEMFYYAQKAVLHPTSPLYMMEEQELTSACKKSLVRIFKICDIDGDNLLNDYELNLFQRRCFNTPLQPQILDEVKAVIQKNVPDGIYNDAVTLKGFLFLHCLFIQRGRNETTWAVLRRFGYNDQLEMCQEYLRPPLKIPPGSSTELSHRGQQFLIAVFERYDRDGDGALSPEEHKMLFSTCPASPWSYSTDIRKSCPINETTGWVTLHGWLCRWTLMTLIDVVKTMEYLAYLGFNVHENDSQLAAIHVTRERRIDLAKRQSSRSVYKCHVIGPKGSGKTGMCRGFLVEDMHKLIGKEFKTNVVHCINSVQVYGQEKHLILRDIDVRHALDPLQPQEVNCDVACLVYDSSNPRSFEYVARIYIKYYAESKIPVMIVGTKCDMDERRQDYLMQPSEFCDKYKLLPPHLFSLKTNKKELYTKLATMAAFPRFQAAWILFYKHRLVQLWESAHLRQFGLMTEDPKLWWKAGLGVAAATMLGFIVLKTISAAGAHSR from the exons ATGGGGCAGTACACGGCGTCGCAGCGCAAGAATGTGAGGATCCTGCTGGTGGGCGACGCCGGAGTGGGCAAGACGTCGCTGATTCTGTCGCTGGTCAGTGAGGAATACCCGGAGGAGGTGCCGCCCCGAGCGGAGGAGATCACCATTCCGGCGAACGTGACGCCCGAACAGGTCCCGACCAGCATCGTTGACTTCTCGGCGGTGGAGCAATCGGAGGATGCGCTGGCCGCCGAGATTAACAAGGCGCACGTGGTGTGCATAGTGTATGCCGTGGATGACGACGACTCTCTGGACAGGATTACCTCCCACTGGCTGCCCCTGGTTCGTGCCAAGTGCAATCCCTCGCTGGACGGCGAGGGGGATGCCGAGGCGACGGAGGCGGAAGGCGACGCCTCGAGGGATCCCCTTCGCAAGCCCATCGTTCTGGTGGGCAACAAGATCGACCTGATCGAGTACTCCACCATGGACAGCGTGCTGGCCATCATGGAGGACTACCCCGAGATCGAGAGCTGCGTGGAGTGCTCGGCCAAGACGCTGCACAACATCTCCGAGATGTTTTACTACGCCCAGAAGGCGGTGCTCCACCCGACTTCGCCGCTGTACATgatggaggagcaggag CTCACATCCGCTTGCAAGAAGTCGCTGGTGCGCATCTTCAAGATCTGCGACATCGACGGGGATAATCTGCTCAACGACTACGAGCTGAATCTTTTCCAGCGGCGTTGCTTTAATACCCCCCTGCAGCCGCAGATCCTGGACGAGGTGAAGGCCGTGATACAAAAGAACGTGCCCGATGGCATCTACAACGATGCGGTCACTTTGAAGGGCTTCCTCTTCCTGCACTGCCTGTTCATTCAGCGCGGCAGGAACGAGACCACCTGGGCGGTGTTGCGTCGCTTTGGCTACAACGACCAGTTGGAGATGTGCCAGGAGTATCTGAGGCCACCGCTGAAAATACCGCCGGGCAGCAGCACAGAACTCTCGCACCGGGGACAGCAGTTCCTCATCGCCGTTTTCGAGCGCTACGATCGCGATGGTGACGGCGCCCTGTCGCCGGAGGAGCACAAGATGCTATTCAGCACTTGCCCGGCTTCACCGTGGTCCTACTCCACGGATATACGCAAATCCTGCCCAATTAACGAGACCACGGGATGGGTTACCCTGCACGGATGGCTCTGCCGCTGGACGCTGATGACGCTGATTGATGTTGTGAAGACCATGGAGTATCTGGCCTATTTGGGCTTCAATGTCCACGAGAATGACAGCCAGTTGGCGGCCATTCACGTGACACGTGAGCGTCGCATCGATTTGGCCAAGCGCCAAAGCAGCCGTTCCGTTTACAAGTGCCATGTGATTGGCCCCAAAGGTTCCGGAAAGACTGGAATGTGCCGGGGCTTTTTGGTCGAGGACATGCACAAGCTAATCGGCAAGGAGTTCAAAACGAATGTGGTTCACTGCATCAACTCGGTGCAGGTGTATGGCCAGGAGAAGCACCTCATCCTGCGCGACATCGATGTGCGGCACGCCCTCGATCCCCTCCAGCCGCAGGAGGTTAACTGCGATGTGGCCTGCCTAGTCTACGACTCTTCAAATCCCCGCTCCTTTGAGTACGTGGCCCGTATCTACATCAAGTATTATGCGGAGAGCAAGATCCCAGTGATGATAGTCGGGACCAAGTGCGACATGGACGAGCGCCGCCAGGACTACCTGATGCAGCCGTCGGAGTTCTGCGACAAGTAcaagctgctgccgccgcacCTGTTCAGCCTGAAGACCAACAAGAAAGAACTGTATACCAAGCTGGCAACCATGGCGGCTTTTCC GCGCTTCCAGGCGGCCTGGATACTGTTCTACAAGCACAGGTTGGTACAGCTGTGGGAGTCGGC CCACCTGAGGCAATTTGGCCTGATGACAGAGGATCCCAAGCTGTGGTGGAAGGCGGGACTGGGCGTGGCCGCGGCTACCATGCTGGGTTTTATAGTGCTGAAGACAATTAGTGCTGCCGGCGCGCACTCGCGCTAG
- the Miro gene encoding mitochondrial Rho GTPase isoform X2 yields MGQYTASQRKNVRILLVGDAGVGKTSLILSLVSEEYPEEVPPRAEEITIPANVTPEQVPTSIVDFSAVEQSEDALAAEINKAHVVCIVYAVDDDDSLDRITSHWLPLVRAKCNPSLDGEGDAEATEAEGDASRDPLRKPIVLVGNKIDLIEYSTMDSVLAIMEDYPEIESCVECSAKTLHNISEMFYYAQKAVLHPTSPLYMMEEQELTSACKKSLVRIFKICDIDGDNLLNDYELNLFQRRCFNTPLQPQILDEVKAVIQKNVPDGIYNDAVTLKGFLFLHCLFIQRGRNETTWAVLRRFGYNDQLEMCQEYLRPPLKIPPGSSTELSHRGQQFLIAVFERYDRDGDGALSPEEHKMLFSTCPASPWSYSTDIRKSCPINETTGWVTLHGWLCRWTLMTLIDVVKTMEYLAYLGFNVHENDSQLAAIHVTRERRIDLAKRQSSRSVYKCHVIGPKGSGKTGMCRGFLVEDMHKLIGKEFKTNVVHCINSVQVYGQEKHLILRDIDVRHALDPLQPQEVNCDVACLVYDSSNPRSFEYVARIYIKYYAESKIPVMIVGTKCDMDERRQDYLMQPSEFCDKYKLLPPHLFSLKTNKKELYTKLATMAAFPRFQAAWILFYKHSHLRQFGLMTEDPKLWWKAGLGVAAATMLGFIVLKTISAAGAHSR; encoded by the exons ATGGGGCAGTACACGGCGTCGCAGCGCAAGAATGTGAGGATCCTGCTGGTGGGCGACGCCGGAGTGGGCAAGACGTCGCTGATTCTGTCGCTGGTCAGTGAGGAATACCCGGAGGAGGTGCCGCCCCGAGCGGAGGAGATCACCATTCCGGCGAACGTGACGCCCGAACAGGTCCCGACCAGCATCGTTGACTTCTCGGCGGTGGAGCAATCGGAGGATGCGCTGGCCGCCGAGATTAACAAGGCGCACGTGGTGTGCATAGTGTATGCCGTGGATGACGACGACTCTCTGGACAGGATTACCTCCCACTGGCTGCCCCTGGTTCGTGCCAAGTGCAATCCCTCGCTGGACGGCGAGGGGGATGCCGAGGCGACGGAGGCGGAAGGCGACGCCTCGAGGGATCCCCTTCGCAAGCCCATCGTTCTGGTGGGCAACAAGATCGACCTGATCGAGTACTCCACCATGGACAGCGTGCTGGCCATCATGGAGGACTACCCCGAGATCGAGAGCTGCGTGGAGTGCTCGGCCAAGACGCTGCACAACATCTCCGAGATGTTTTACTACGCCCAGAAGGCGGTGCTCCACCCGACTTCGCCGCTGTACATgatggaggagcaggag CTCACATCCGCTTGCAAGAAGTCGCTGGTGCGCATCTTCAAGATCTGCGACATCGACGGGGATAATCTGCTCAACGACTACGAGCTGAATCTTTTCCAGCGGCGTTGCTTTAATACCCCCCTGCAGCCGCAGATCCTGGACGAGGTGAAGGCCGTGATACAAAAGAACGTGCCCGATGGCATCTACAACGATGCGGTCACTTTGAAGGGCTTCCTCTTCCTGCACTGCCTGTTCATTCAGCGCGGCAGGAACGAGACCACCTGGGCGGTGTTGCGTCGCTTTGGCTACAACGACCAGTTGGAGATGTGCCAGGAGTATCTGAGGCCACCGCTGAAAATACCGCCGGGCAGCAGCACAGAACTCTCGCACCGGGGACAGCAGTTCCTCATCGCCGTTTTCGAGCGCTACGATCGCGATGGTGACGGCGCCCTGTCGCCGGAGGAGCACAAGATGCTATTCAGCACTTGCCCGGCTTCACCGTGGTCCTACTCCACGGATATACGCAAATCCTGCCCAATTAACGAGACCACGGGATGGGTTACCCTGCACGGATGGCTCTGCCGCTGGACGCTGATGACGCTGATTGATGTTGTGAAGACCATGGAGTATCTGGCCTATTTGGGCTTCAATGTCCACGAGAATGACAGCCAGTTGGCGGCCATTCACGTGACACGTGAGCGTCGCATCGATTTGGCCAAGCGCCAAAGCAGCCGTTCCGTTTACAAGTGCCATGTGATTGGCCCCAAAGGTTCCGGAAAGACTGGAATGTGCCGGGGCTTTTTGGTCGAGGACATGCACAAGCTAATCGGCAAGGAGTTCAAAACGAATGTGGTTCACTGCATCAACTCGGTGCAGGTGTATGGCCAGGAGAAGCACCTCATCCTGCGCGACATCGATGTGCGGCACGCCCTCGATCCCCTCCAGCCGCAGGAGGTTAACTGCGATGTGGCCTGCCTAGTCTACGACTCTTCAAATCCCCGCTCCTTTGAGTACGTGGCCCGTATCTACATCAAGTATTATGCGGAGAGCAAGATCCCAGTGATGATAGTCGGGACCAAGTGCGACATGGACGAGCGCCGCCAGGACTACCTGATGCAGCCGTCGGAGTTCTGCGACAAGTAcaagctgctgccgccgcacCTGTTCAGCCTGAAGACCAACAAGAAAGAACTGTATACCAAGCTGGCAACCATGGCGGCTTTTCC GCGCTTCCAGGCGGCCTGGATACTGTTCTACAAGCACAG CCACCTGAGGCAATTTGGCCTGATGACAGAGGATCCCAAGCTGTGGTGGAAGGCGGGACTGGGCGTGGCCGCGGCTACCATGCTGGGTTTTATAGTGCTGAAGACAATTAGTGCTGCCGGCGCGCACTCGCGCTAG
- the Miro gene encoding mitochondrial Rho GTPase isoform X3 has protein sequence MGQYTASQRKNVRILLVGDAGVGKTSLILSLVSEEYPEEVPPRAEEITIPANVTPEQVPTSIVDFSAVEQSEDALAAEINKAHVVCIVYAVDDDDSLDRITSHWLPLVRAKCNPSLDGEGDAEATEAEGDASRDPLRKPIVLVGNKIDLIEYSTMDSVLAIMEDYPEIESCVECSAKTLHNISEMFYYAQKAVLHPTSPLYMMEEQELTSACKKSLVRIFKICDIDGDNLLNDYELNLFQRRCFNTPLQPQILDEVKAVIQKNVPDGIYNDAVTLKGFLFLHCLFIQRGRNETTWAVLRRFGYNDQLEMCQEYLRPPLKIPPGSSTELSHRGQQFLIAVFERYDRDGDGALSPEEHKMLFSTCPASPWSYSTDIRKSCPINETTGWVTLHGWLCRWTLMTLIDVVKTMEYLAYLGFNVHENDSQLAAIHVTRERRIDLAKRQSSRSVYKCHVIGPKGSGKTGMCRGFLVEDMHKLIGKEFKTNVVHCINSVQVYGQEKHLILRDIDVRHALDPLQPQEVNCDVACLVYDSSNPRSFEYVARIYIKYYAESKIPVMIVGTKCDMDERRQDYLMQPSEFCDKYKLLPPHLFSLKTNKKELYTKLATMAAFPHLRQFGLMTEDPKLWWKAGLGVAAATMLGFIVLKTISAAGAHSR, from the exons ATGGGGCAGTACACGGCGTCGCAGCGCAAGAATGTGAGGATCCTGCTGGTGGGCGACGCCGGAGTGGGCAAGACGTCGCTGATTCTGTCGCTGGTCAGTGAGGAATACCCGGAGGAGGTGCCGCCCCGAGCGGAGGAGATCACCATTCCGGCGAACGTGACGCCCGAACAGGTCCCGACCAGCATCGTTGACTTCTCGGCGGTGGAGCAATCGGAGGATGCGCTGGCCGCCGAGATTAACAAGGCGCACGTGGTGTGCATAGTGTATGCCGTGGATGACGACGACTCTCTGGACAGGATTACCTCCCACTGGCTGCCCCTGGTTCGTGCCAAGTGCAATCCCTCGCTGGACGGCGAGGGGGATGCCGAGGCGACGGAGGCGGAAGGCGACGCCTCGAGGGATCCCCTTCGCAAGCCCATCGTTCTGGTGGGCAACAAGATCGACCTGATCGAGTACTCCACCATGGACAGCGTGCTGGCCATCATGGAGGACTACCCCGAGATCGAGAGCTGCGTGGAGTGCTCGGCCAAGACGCTGCACAACATCTCCGAGATGTTTTACTACGCCCAGAAGGCGGTGCTCCACCCGACTTCGCCGCTGTACATgatggaggagcaggag CTCACATCCGCTTGCAAGAAGTCGCTGGTGCGCATCTTCAAGATCTGCGACATCGACGGGGATAATCTGCTCAACGACTACGAGCTGAATCTTTTCCAGCGGCGTTGCTTTAATACCCCCCTGCAGCCGCAGATCCTGGACGAGGTGAAGGCCGTGATACAAAAGAACGTGCCCGATGGCATCTACAACGATGCGGTCACTTTGAAGGGCTTCCTCTTCCTGCACTGCCTGTTCATTCAGCGCGGCAGGAACGAGACCACCTGGGCGGTGTTGCGTCGCTTTGGCTACAACGACCAGTTGGAGATGTGCCAGGAGTATCTGAGGCCACCGCTGAAAATACCGCCGGGCAGCAGCACAGAACTCTCGCACCGGGGACAGCAGTTCCTCATCGCCGTTTTCGAGCGCTACGATCGCGATGGTGACGGCGCCCTGTCGCCGGAGGAGCACAAGATGCTATTCAGCACTTGCCCGGCTTCACCGTGGTCCTACTCCACGGATATACGCAAATCCTGCCCAATTAACGAGACCACGGGATGGGTTACCCTGCACGGATGGCTCTGCCGCTGGACGCTGATGACGCTGATTGATGTTGTGAAGACCATGGAGTATCTGGCCTATTTGGGCTTCAATGTCCACGAGAATGACAGCCAGTTGGCGGCCATTCACGTGACACGTGAGCGTCGCATCGATTTGGCCAAGCGCCAAAGCAGCCGTTCCGTTTACAAGTGCCATGTGATTGGCCCCAAAGGTTCCGGAAAGACTGGAATGTGCCGGGGCTTTTTGGTCGAGGACATGCACAAGCTAATCGGCAAGGAGTTCAAAACGAATGTGGTTCACTGCATCAACTCGGTGCAGGTGTATGGCCAGGAGAAGCACCTCATCCTGCGCGACATCGATGTGCGGCACGCCCTCGATCCCCTCCAGCCGCAGGAGGTTAACTGCGATGTGGCCTGCCTAGTCTACGACTCTTCAAATCCCCGCTCCTTTGAGTACGTGGCCCGTATCTACATCAAGTATTATGCGGAGAGCAAGATCCCAGTGATGATAGTCGGGACCAAGTGCGACATGGACGAGCGCCGCCAGGACTACCTGATGCAGCCGTCGGAGTTCTGCGACAAGTAcaagctgctgccgccgcacCTGTTCAGCCTGAAGACCAACAAGAAAGAACTGTATACCAAGCTGGCAACCATGGCGGCTTTTCC CCACCTGAGGCAATTTGGCCTGATGACAGAGGATCCCAAGCTGTGGTGGAAGGCGGGACTGGGCGTGGCCGCGGCTACCATGCTGGGTTTTATAGTGCTGAAGACAATTAGTGCTGCCGGCGCGCACTCGCGCTAG